A DNA window from Bacteroides cellulosilyticus contains the following coding sequences:
- a CDS encoding radical SAM protein: MNDVYVLNPNYGLRDDIYRFILFSKTNIRGVASPDWMSFIHPAHAAMLSFFTHKRSLAENWQLLARFFHCDVLKTEKLMLPFIENREAFFTTWNGREICFPRQLIIPIEKAGTEYHYKNLFPCNPTGTTVDTYTRRLYSGPLTLTLMLTNRCMTHCRYCYADTRTQVQSVLTTSRILELIREAATLPVQQINLIGGEIFLHKDWDIILTELVKCGIEPEFISTKMPFNAECLQKLKQTGYKNIIQVSLDAIDAMVLNQSLSVSKSYAKQMMQGLRMLDQSDLPYQVSSVLTTYNCNRQILSELFQFLSTLKNLQDWRLTPVSNSITTNYRSFAELKPSHQEISDIFRFLQESVALNAHFRIILNQGAIKKQYYSDEGGSMQFSGATCSALNNHLFILPDGKVTICEQLYWNSRFIIGDARESGLKDIWKSEKTLHLCNLSRNDIGNHSRCRTCICFEDCFKYGNRCWSDIIKAYGKECWDYPDPRCAFAPEMTNRLDY, encoded by the coding sequence GTGAATGATGTATATGTGCTTAATCCCAATTATGGATTAAGGGACGATATATATCGGTTCATCCTGTTTTCCAAAACAAACATCAGGGGAGTTGCCTCGCCGGACTGGATGTCTTTTATCCATCCCGCCCACGCGGCAATGCTCAGTTTCTTTACCCACAAACGGAGTCTGGCTGAGAACTGGCAACTACTGGCACGCTTCTTTCACTGCGACGTATTGAAAACCGAAAAACTGATGCTGCCTTTTATAGAGAACCGGGAAGCGTTCTTCACCACATGGAACGGACGGGAAATATGTTTTCCCAGACAACTGATCATACCTATTGAAAAAGCAGGAACAGAATATCACTACAAAAACCTATTTCCCTGCAATCCTACGGGTACGACAGTCGACACATATACCAGACGGCTATATTCCGGTCCGTTGACGCTGACGTTAATGCTGACCAACCGCTGCATGACTCACTGCCGGTATTGCTATGCCGACACCCGCACACAAGTGCAAAGCGTGCTGACAACTTCCCGTATTCTGGAATTGATACGGGAAGCAGCAACATTGCCCGTGCAACAAATCAATCTGATAGGCGGAGAAATATTTCTGCACAAAGACTGGGACATCATCCTTACGGAACTGGTGAAGTGTGGCATAGAACCTGAATTCATATCCACCAAAATGCCATTCAATGCCGAATGTCTGCAAAAGCTGAAACAAACCGGGTATAAGAACATCATACAGGTGTCATTAGATGCCATCGATGCCATGGTATTAAATCAGTCTTTATCCGTCAGCAAATCCTACGCCAAACAGATGATGCAAGGACTCCGGATGCTCGATCAAAGCGATTTGCCATACCAAGTGTCTTCTGTACTGACAACCTATAATTGTAACCGCCAGATTCTTAGTGAGCTGTTTCAATTCCTCTCAACCCTGAAGAACCTGCAAGACTGGCGTCTCACTCCGGTCAGTAACTCTATCACCACAAACTACCGGAGCTTTGCCGAACTAAAGCCTTCACATCAGGAGATTAGCGATATTTTCCGCTTCTTACAAGAATCGGTCGCCCTCAATGCGCATTTCAGGATTATCCTGAACCAAGGTGCAATAAAGAAACAGTATTACTCGGACGAAGGAGGAAGCATGCAGTTTAGCGGTGCCACCTGCTCTGCACTCAACAACCATTTATTCATTCTCCCGGACGGGAAGGTCACTATTTGCGAACAACTGTACTGGAACTCCCGGTTCATTATCGGGGATGCAAGGGAATCTGGCTTGAAAGACATCTGGAAATCGGAGAAGACGCTGCATCTCTGCAACCTTTCCCGCAACGATATCGGGAATCATAGCCGATGCCGTACTTGCATCTGTTTTGAAGATTGCTTTAAATACGGAAACCGGTGCTGGAGCGATATCATCAAGGCATACGGCAAAGAGTGTTGGGATTATCCCGATCCGAGATGCGCCTTTGCCCCGGAAATGACCAATAGACTTGATTACTAA
- a CDS encoding HlyD family efflux transporter periplasmic adaptor subunit, translating to MEEIYKPENNEADKVELYSRENNDILGDMPNWLIHTGSHIIYGLIVLLITFAALFSYPDTVRTGIAIDDLSKTAWITANQSGIIDRFFVEDRQKVKLNDTLGILRNTASMQDVKRFCRVLGDVETYYRTNDIKYLNSFPFDLIMGEMTGAYGQFTNAVRTCLIYDEFDIFRQKEGFLKEELALLNKQPEKNEMNILNTRRQLFDLRMEHKKEVALNRRALELAYENMINSLKIWEAKYLIKSSSNGTVILGKSWGISNVINEGDTVCSVISEQKGQPIGRIKLSQEDVAEIAPGDKVNIELSKYPAHTYGYLTGEVASIAYVPYSKNYAVEINFPHGLNTTTKDEIEYEIGLSGKAEIITSDRSILSRVFTPLYRLLKQPEKQT from the coding sequence ATGGAAGAAATCTATAAACCGGAAAACAACGAGGCCGACAAAGTGGAACTGTACAGCCGCGAGAACAACGACATACTGGGCGATATGCCCAACTGGCTGATACATACGGGAAGCCACATCATCTACGGGTTGATAGTACTATTGATAACCTTCGCCGCCCTGTTCTCGTATCCGGACACTGTGAGGACAGGCATAGCCATCGACGACCTATCGAAGACAGCATGGATAACGGCAAACCAATCGGGGATAATAGACCGTTTCTTCGTAGAAGACCGGCAAAAGGTGAAACTCAACGACACACTGGGCATTCTGCGCAACACAGCCTCCATGCAGGATGTGAAAAGATTCTGCCGGGTACTGGGAGACGTGGAAACATATTACCGCACCAACGACATAAAATATTTGAATAGTTTTCCATTCGACCTCATCATGGGAGAAATGACCGGTGCTTACGGGCAGTTCACAAATGCCGTGCGCACCTGCCTGATTTATGACGAATTTGACATATTCCGGCAAAAGGAAGGATTCCTGAAAGAGGAACTGGCATTGCTGAATAAGCAGCCGGAAAAGAATGAAATGAATATACTGAACACCAGACGGCAGCTATTCGACCTGAGAATGGAACACAAAAAGGAAGTAGCACTGAACCGGAGAGCCTTGGAACTGGCATACGAGAATATGATAAACAGCCTGAAAATATGGGAAGCCAAATACTTAATTAAAAGCAGCAGCAACGGAACGGTGATACTGGGAAAAAGCTGGGGGATAAGCAATGTGATAAATGAAGGCGATACGGTTTGTTCTGTGATATCAGAACAAAAGGGGCAACCGATAGGACGCATCAAACTCTCACAGGAAGATGTGGCGGAAATAGCCCCCGGCGATAAAGTGAACATCGAGTTAAGCAAATATCCGGCACATACTTACGGGTATCTCACCGGTGAAGTAGCTTCAATAGCGTATGTGCCCTACAGCAAAAACTACGCAGTGGAAATCAATTTTCCCCACGGACTGAATACGACCACCAAAGATGAGATAGAATATGAGATAGGTCTCTCCGGCAAAGCCGAAATCATCACTTCGGACCGGAGTATACTCAGCCGCGTCTTCACCCCGCTATACAGGCTGTTGAAACAGCCGGAGAAACAAACTTAA
- a CDS encoding peptidase domain-containing ABC transporter: MKFPFYKQLDGMDCGPSCLRMIARYHGKKFSVQQLREQSFIQRTGVNMQGISEAAASIGMRATGIRTTLEKLKQQSKLPCILHWNQIHFVVLYKIVQKKGKTYFYIADPAYGLLKYEEEELRKCWISTTQGGIEKGIAMLLDVTPQFYETTPIKYEGISLWHLLRYVHPYRKMIVQLIVGLLAGSVLQLAFPFLTQTIVDQGIGHRNLNFIQLILAAQLMLVFSRTLIEVIRRCILLHISTRVNVALISDFLVKLMRLPMRFFDSKLAGDLIRRIEDHKRIEMFLTQSVLSILFATITIIIFGAVLAVYNLKIFFLFLLFSILYVGWVKLFMRKRADLNRKNFEQMSVNQDNLMQMIYGMQDIKLLGCEQQKRWEWENIQASLFQINIKSLNLGQWQQVGAVLINEVKNILITVLSATAVLNGDITLGIMLSIQYIIGQMQGPIEQFVSFMQQAQDAQLSLERLGEIHSKPNEEEDGQENAEQVMGNQPIQLQNVFFTYGSEKSKKIIKGISLDIPAGKTTAIVGLSGSGKTTLIKLMLGFYPPTEGKVSIGGQSLQDLSFKQWRKHCGVVMQEGFIFNDTIANNIAPEDDIVDKKKLIYAVDMANIRSFIESLPLKYNTRIGNTGQGLSQGQKQRILIARAIYRNPDYLFFDEATNALDTDNEKTIQRNLDQFFKDRTVVIVAHRLSTVRNADQIVVLKDGNITEQGNHETLISRQGDYYGLVKNQLELNA, from the coding sequence ATGAAATTCCCCTTCTATAAACAGTTGGACGGTATGGACTGCGGCCCCTCGTGCCTGCGAATGATTGCCCGATACCACGGAAAGAAATTCTCCGTGCAGCAACTGCGCGAGCAATCGTTCATACAGCGCACCGGAGTCAATATGCAAGGCATCAGCGAAGCCGCCGCCAGCATAGGTATGCGTGCCACAGGCATACGCACCACCCTCGAAAAACTGAAGCAACAATCCAAGCTGCCTTGCATTCTGCATTGGAATCAGATACACTTCGTGGTGCTCTACAAAATCGTTCAAAAGAAAGGGAAAACTTATTTCTATATTGCCGATCCGGCTTACGGCTTGCTGAAATATGAAGAAGAGGAATTGAGGAAATGCTGGATCAGCACCACGCAAGGCGGCATAGAAAAAGGCATAGCCATGCTGCTTGATGTCACCCCGCAATTCTACGAAACAACACCCATCAAATACGAAGGCATATCACTGTGGCATCTGCTGCGCTACGTACATCCTTACCGTAAAATGATAGTCCAACTGATAGTGGGCCTTCTGGCAGGCAGTGTATTGCAACTCGCCTTCCCCTTCCTCACGCAAACCATCGTAGACCAAGGCATCGGTCACCGCAACCTCAACTTCATCCAACTCATACTGGCTGCACAACTCATGCTGGTGTTCAGCCGCACGCTGATCGAAGTTATCCGCCGCTGCATCCTGCTGCACATCAGTACACGCGTCAATGTAGCCCTGATATCGGACTTTCTCGTCAAGCTGATGCGCCTGCCCATGCGCTTCTTCGACAGTAAGCTGGCAGGCGACCTGATCCGCCGCATCGAAGACCACAAACGCATAGAAATGTTCCTCACCCAGTCCGTGTTGAGCATCTTGTTTGCCACCATCACCATCATCATCTTCGGTGCAGTGCTTGCCGTGTACAACCTGAAAATATTCTTCCTCTTTCTCCTCTTTAGCATCCTCTACGTCGGCTGGGTGAAACTGTTCATGCGCAAGCGCGCCGACCTCAACCGGAAAAACTTCGAGCAAATGTCCGTCAATCAGGACAACCTGATGCAGATGATATACGGCATGCAGGACATCAAGCTGCTGGGGTGCGAACAACAGAAAAGATGGGAATGGGAGAACATACAGGCTTCCCTGTTCCAAATCAATATCAAGTCGCTCAACCTGGGGCAATGGCAGCAAGTGGGCGCCGTGCTCATCAATGAAGTGAAAAATATACTTATCACCGTACTATCTGCCACTGCCGTACTGAACGGTGACATCACACTGGGTATCATGCTGTCCATACAATACATCATCGGGCAGATGCAGGGTCCGATAGAGCAATTCGTATCCTTCATGCAGCAGGCACAAGATGCACAGCTCAGCCTGGAACGTCTGGGTGAGATACACAGCAAACCCAATGAAGAGGAAGATGGTCAGGAAAATGCGGAACAAGTAATGGGTAACCAGCCCATACAGTTGCAGAATGTATTCTTCACCTACGGCTCGGAGAAATCGAAGAAGATTATCAAAGGAATATCGCTGGATATCCCCGCAGGAAAGACGACCGCCATCGTAGGGCTAAGCGGAAGCGGAAAAACAACCCTGATAAAGCTGATGCTGGGATTCTATCCGCCCACAGAGGGAAAGGTGAGCATAGGCGGACAGTCATTGCAAGACCTCAGCTTCAAGCAATGGCGCAAGCATTGCGGAGTAGTAATGCAGGAGGGCTTCATCTTCAATGATACCATAGCCAACAACATCGCCCCCGAAGATGACATCGTAGACAAGAAGAAGTTGATCTATGCCGTAGACATGGCCAACATACGCAGTTTCATCGAAAGCCTGCCCTTGAAGTACAACACCCGCATAGGCAACACCGGACAAGGATTGAGCCAGGGGCAGAAACAACGCATACTGATAGCCAGAGCCATCTACCGCAACCCCGATTACCTGTTCTTTGACGAGGCAACCAACGCACTGGATACGGATAATGAGAAAACCATCCAACGGAATCTGGACCAGTTCTTCAAAGACCGCACAGTAGTCATCGTAGCCCACCGCCTCAGCACCGTGAGGAATGCCGACCAAATTGTGGTACTGAAAGATGGAAACATCACCGAACAGGGCAACCACGAAACGCTGATATCCCGTCAGGGAGACTACTACGGATTGGTGAAAAACCAACTGGAACTGAATGCTTAA
- a CDS encoding DUF3244 domain-containing protein: MRNYVCYLSICMLLIIGSLPMQPIQAEIRNSDIESEVVFEGQWMSNTRSLSPIPFTASIGGDQLTLKCTSPNYDVNITIVNANGQPVWQRDFTAPETSFVSISLDSLPQGSYTIEISNDYGGYLQGIFQL, translated from the coding sequence ATGAGAAACTATGTATGTTATTTATCAATCTGCATGCTCCTTATTATAGGTAGTTTGCCAATGCAGCCAATACAGGCAGAAATCAGAAATTCCGATATTGAGTCAGAAGTCGTTTTTGAAGGACAATGGATGTCAAACACAAGAAGTCTCTCTCCCATCCCCTTCACCGCCTCCATCGGCGGTGACCAGCTAACTTTGAAATGCACCTCCCCTAACTATGACGTAAACATCACTATTGTCAACGCCAACGGCCAGCCCGTATGGCAACGTGATTTTACAGCTCCCGAAACATCTTTTGTTTCTATTTCTCTCGACAGCTTACCTCAAGGTAGTTACACTATCGAAATCAGCAACGATTACGGTGGTTACTTGCAAGGTATATTCCAGCTTTAA